In Cryptococcus neoformans var. neoformans JEC21 chromosome 5 sequence, one genomic interval encodes:
- a CDS encoding vesicle-mediated transport-related protein, putative has product MSYDQVPSESHQFIQPDEDDLEALSFSHPNPNPTPSGSSSQQQPQPSHVAGPSNPSGVSGKIGQDGPSNKPRAATSTTGWGGVRVETRYTGESTLDEPVSKTIMRDLNSIYAKLILILYPPKGGHSQLLRDWDLWGPLVICLALAIVLSIDAPQDQSMQVFSLVISLITVGSVVVTVNSKLLGGKVSFFQSLCVLGYAIAPILIASIVSFLVHNIFVRIPVTLACWGWSVWASMNFFNGTQLPESRTFLAVYPMCLFFFVLAWMIIIQ; this is encoded by the exons ATGTCCTACGACCAAGTTCCTTCCGAATCCCATCAGTTCAT CCAACCTGACGAAGACGACCTTGAAGcgctctctttctcccaccCTAATCCCAATCCGACCCCTTCCGGTTCTTCATCCCAGCAGCAACCCCAACCCAGCCACGTTGCTGGCCCGTCCAACCCTTCGGGTGTGTCTGGTAAGATTGGTCAGGATGGGCCGAGCAATAAACCTCGAGCGGCGACGAGCACGACGGGCTGGGGAGGCGTGAGGGTTGAAACGCGGTATACGGGAGAGTCTACCTTGGACGAACCAGTATCAAAGACCATT ATGCGTGACCTCAACTCGATCTACGCCAAGCTTATACTCATACTCTACCCTCCAAAAGGCGGTCACAGCCAGCTTCTTCGAGACTGGGACCTTTGGGGCCCGCTTGTCATTTGTTTGGCACTCGCCATCGTTCTCTCTATCGATGCGCCGCAAGATCAATCGATGCAAGTCTTTTCGCTGGTTATCTCTTTGATCACTGTCGGATCTGTGGTGGTGACTGTCAACTCGAAACTGTTGGGTGGGAAAGTCTCATTCTTCCAGAGTTTG TGTGTGTTGGGTTATGCAATTGCACCGATATTGATCGCTTCCATtgtctccttcctcgtTCACAACATCTTTGTCCGCATACCCGTAACCTTGGCATGTTGGGGCTGGTCCGTTTGGG CATCAATGAACTTTTTCAACGGTACACAGCTCCCAGAGAGCCGAACATTCCTTGCCGTCTATCCCATGtgcctctttttctttgtcCTTGCGTGgatgatcatcatccagtAA
- a CDS encoding D-lactaldehyde dehydrogenase, putative, with translation MSAITKGDLILVSGASGFIASHTVKEFLKEGFRVRGTVRSKEKGEYLKHLFQGLGEFEYVLVDDITKDGIFDEAVKGVNAVAHLASPFYVTNVKDPRELIDPAVKGTTGILKSVQKNNPKVKRVVITSSVAAIMCPISKKPPVTYTEADWNVDSIPHVEEKGVEADGMHSYLASKTLAEKALWSFIEDEKPSWDAVAIHPPYVLGEVIHQCDKPESLNTSVASFWSWPAGEKTEKDIPGPIGNWVDVKEIALGHVRALTVPEAGGQRFIISAGPFAGQDYADILHKRFPEVKNVPVGKPGTHDEVCKELDIFDGKKAEKVLGIKYHTLEETVVDMFESLRKRFNKF, from the exons ATGTCTGCTATCACTAAGGGAGACTTGATCTTGGTTTCTGGTGCTTCCGGGTTCATTGCATCCCACACCGTCAAAGAGTttttgaaggaaggattCCGTGTTAGGGGTACCGTCAGGtccaaggaaaagggagaatACCTCAAGCACCTCTTCCAGGGTTTGGGAGAGTTCGAATATGTTCTTGTCGACGATATCACCAAG GACGGTATCTTCGACGAGGCTGTCAAGGGCGTTAATGCTGTTGCGCATCttgcttctcctttctACGTTACCAACGTTAAGGACCCCAGGGAACTTATTGATCCTGCCGTCAAAGGCACCACCGGTATCTTGAAGAGTGTTCAGAAGAACAA CCCGAAGGTCAAAAGGGTCGTTATTACTTCTTCTGTTGCTGCCATCATGTGCCCGATATCTAAAAAGCCTCCCGTCAC GTACACTGAGGCCGATTGGAACGTCGACTCTATTCCTCACGTcgaagagaagggtgtCGAGGCTGATGGCATGCACTCCTATCTTGCCAGTAAGACTCTTGCTGAGAAGGCTTTGTGGA GTTTCATTGAGGACGAAAAGCCTTCATGGGATGCCGTTGCTATCCACCCCCCTTATGTTCTTGGTGAAGTGATCCACCAATGTGACAAGCCTGAGAGCCTTAACACCTCTGTTG CCTCTTTCTGGTCTTGGCCTGCCGGTGAGAAGACCGAAAAGGACATTCCCGGTCCCATAGGAAACTGGGTTGATGTGAAGGAAA TTGCCTTGGGCCATGTCCGTGCCCTCACTGTTCCCGAAGCAGGTGGCCAACGATTTATCATAAGCGCTGGTCCTTTCGCTGGTCAGGACTACGCAGACATTCTTCACAAGCGTTTCCCTGAAGTTAAGAATGTTCCCGTCGGCAAACCCGGTACTCACGACGAGGTTTGCAAGGAGTTGGACATCTTCGATGGCAAGAAAGCTGAGAAAGTGCTTGGTATCAAGTACCACACTCTTGAAGAGACTGTCGTTGACATGtttgagagcttgaggaaaAGGTTCAACAAATTCTAA
- a CDS encoding myosin, light chain 2, 20 kDa, putative, whose protein sequence is MSNKPSLGKGLPSQVKKSSQGRREPSGGAYTMFTPQQVKQFKEAFTMIDQDGDGRVTESDLREMLTNLGQTPTPELLHSLLTSRPGSSAATQSKPISPSDGVNFTQFLSMMGERLIQLDPEQDLVDAFACFDDGDKGYVDVKTMRKHLGELGDRMEDWEIERLFSGPFTDRQGRFNYPEFAKVLRVNDGDPERKDKLST, encoded by the exons ATGTCTAACAAACCATCACTCGGAAAGGGCCTTCCGTCTCAAGTCAAAAAGTCCTCACAAGGCAGGCGAGAACCCTCAGGAGGTGCATACACCATGTTCACCCCGCAACAGGTCAAGCAGTTCAAAGAAGCTTTCACCATGATTGATCAAGATGGCGATGGAAGGGTGACGGAAAGTGACCTTAGAGAAATGCTTACTAACCTTG GACAAACACCGACACCCGAGCTCCTCCATTCCCTCCTTACCTCCCGCCCCGGAAGCTCTGCCGCAACACAAAGCAAACCGATCAGTCCTTCCGACGGGGTCAACTTCACTCAGTTCCTGTCCATGATGGGTGAGCGACTTATACAGCTTGATCCAGAGCAAGATCTAGTCGATGCCTTTGCATGCTTCGATGATGGCGATAAGGGGTACGTGGATGTCAAGACGATGAGAAAACATCTAGGAGAGTTGGGTGATAGAATGGAAGACTGGGAG ATTGAGAGACTCTTCTCTGGCCCTTTCACAGATAGGCAAGGTCGTTTCAACTACCCAGAATTCGCCAAAGTACTCCGGGTAAATGATGGAGATCCTGAACGTAAAGACAAACTCTCTACATAG
- a CDS encoding Negative regulator of mitosis, putative: protein MLEASLLGPASSPGQLLSSRSFAGPSCDLLRSSFPVIFPAHDTYDANEQSQNEKPKGRIIAAIGKESGRSDEWGEEELVWYDKTVVWSRGVELFRRFTFEHESEVVAYACFAWFKSEGGQNSLSKHNNVLARSSAASETFGPFHRSQHMAWGGPRSSSQPQSQQPQLERTLVIFLQTRAHVYYQSGEDITVYLPFNVDCAWGLPDGGVLIQRELEKRELRMMNKDKRKAGSVLRGMDDQSSMSVLDDLIDLEDESGPSLPRLYILENPFDELKVAVQGQVEGGYGSKPFLSSPAQPLGATSSVLYVSSEPYPFVITYNQESGEFVIYRHVRIHAAPEHPLSTPDPRTMRPEELLRQPDNHQLPVQPRHRRPSLHRNTSSFGPTAGDRRLSSAADPLDRTQRRAPRLSRGPLPDTASTDELQAVLEPPSNIPANSVGHRRSRGVSLMPTMTPRPSFPENKRRASTAASFILHDLNAPQAKMALHVAAEKDLRETTMMMGLERDEVGIRSEVVFHALATWKQPFTVDLKQINVFLSDNEDPRHVVINIHITSLSTLQNTSSQLCSFDATFRTGHSQRWVIKSLPPIPCRSAIPILCSRAPVFTSSPRQNIYDTIILPLGDGSDPQLVTIGRRQYPFSLSTKLSKSYRSSLKPIKFVDPVGPRFTTVYANGESMRFSAAIYIRHELTQRCLEALSGILNENAFVEFKVELLSELLALPSCQRDDPDAVWNVFEETLTCMSGLQVERRTFSTMGRIVQDSALSVDAVTRRLAARLKSKEVHLSSPSEYQQASFKTSIYQSLPGILLSLHLIAQDFRLSLSRRKDLSRVVKLIIKFALQIGNRDWVDYWERIMPVEIPNHVRVRGRALDTHILDQFDTPPDIMLSLSRHLACPTKRFPIPGRLFKSSGRNINSAHTFKEYPDEFDLLEPCPRIALITSIYRELGPSIGSRPQNLPLPRRARNALKVIISKVPNAEWLHDLPYGVSLPILEILRACQCSPEDDWTREMYMLIGRPDMAMKAMKDTWYEDLTKDDWPSGLGPERLPTIGQIMSQHQAGKMDAKTKKKAPLILPHVRFGTDRRLQEVERIMQTTKLRIVSLSEPKGASADDVARYQQSFVNTLANRTLSITVGQGMFEYGTRVTTITDVWEIPFIELSVKITPGNNVLKAEIVSDSAEWPCFHNGVAAGLSISPDCKGIDSSWIVFNRPQALNSEHGGFLLGLGLTGHLRSLLTYHAFPLMEPRHDFTSVGLLLGLASSYAGSGDLLITKILSLHTHALLPLGSMELNASPIIQSTALVGLGLVYVGSRNLRMAEVALSEVGRLDMPNVQGFGEHQESYSFSASIAYGLIMLGRGGSTTSEIDRKMLAQLRRCIVGDITSLDSSKGRSSFPGVDINITAPGATLALGLAYLKTMRKDVADLLDIPQTAFSLDQVKPEWLLLRTFARALIMWDSVVPTIAWVEAQIPAFILLAIKDAKQTRSPDLTTELAYLNILSGAGLAIGLKYAGTATELAHNTIMSLYATLAKAVSGQGMNYEGRIKRTSARQGLNVITIALAAVMSGTGELGVLRRLRVSHGQEGAGVNYGTHMAMHMALGLLFLGRGQYTLGNSNLAIAAMAIAFFPRFLPNPSDNKAYPQAFRHLWALAVEARCLTARDVETLETVYLPVKLRFREGSSVRQQSLISPTQLPSFDRLLTIEVDSPRYWPIRIDLSNPRDMENLIRTRTIYVKRKAGFIDYNSDPKGNRSIFVRVGSMTGIDLHYDLISSGAPPSVAQEEVSELVRIHSGDASLVGLANHFTDVSDDFGSGIGTFLRTVIIECLALDKPHLIGVYLEIYLSLRREAARSRDPVLSSSEIFDGMEDIVQSGLIKSFYDEHYEKNFAQVNAAGEKRFALVRHSFINAARRSVLESSSEETEESHRAIEYMLKGLSAWESDARKIAKWLARNGVPPLPLLEALKQRLYRKGLAGTEIELKMRRSAEKYWDSVVKSYDEGPAPVYKGDVWKLCSVQQIIDLWQ, encoded by the exons ATGCTTGAAGCCAGCCTACTGGGCCCTGCCTCATCTCCGGGGCAGCTTTTATCCTCTCGAAGTTTCGCGGGCCCAAGCTGCGATCTTCTCCGAAGCTCTTTCCCAGTCATCTTTCCTGCACACGATACTTACGATGCCAACGAACAAAGTCAAAACGAAAAGCCAAAAGGTCGTATAATTGCTGCCATAGGAAAAGAATCTGGCCGAAGTGATGAAtggggggaagaagaactggtATGGTACGATAAGACAGTGGTCTGGAGTCGAGGCGTCGAACTTTTTAGGCGGTTTACTTTTGAGCACGAAAGCGAGGTTGTTGCCTATGCGTGTTTCGCATGGTTCAAATCTGAAGGAGGACAAAATAGTTTAAGCAAACACAACAATGTGCTAGCCCGGAGTTCTGCTGCTTCGGAGACCTTCGGGCCATTTCATCGTTCGCAGCACATGGCCTGGGGAGGCcctcgctcttcttctcaacccCAGTCGCAACAACCTCAGTTGGAACGCACATTGGTCATTTTCCTACAGACACGTGCACATGTCTATTACCAGTCTGGCGAGGACATTACCGTCTATTTACCTTTCAATGTGGACTGTGCATGGGGCCTGCCTGACGGTGGGGTCCTTATCCAACGTGAGTTGGAAAAGCGCgagttgaggatgatgaacaAAGACAAGAGGAAGGCTGGGAGCGTCTTGAGAGGCATGGATGATCAGAGTTCTATGTCTGTGTTGGATGATTTAATAGATCTGGAAGACGAATCTGGGCCGTCCTTGCCTCGACTCTACATCTTAGAAAATCCTTTCGACGAGCTTAAGGTGGCTGTCCAGGGGCAAGTCGAAGGTGGTTATGGGTCCAAACCTTTCCTATCATCGCCAGCACAACCTCTGGGTGCAACTTCGTCCGTTCTATACGTGTCATCGGAGCCCTATCCCTTCGTCATTACATACAATCAAGAATCGGGCGAGTTTGTGATATATCGGCATGTTCGCATCCACGCGGCCCCTGAGCATCCCCTTTCTACGCCTGATCCCAGGACTATGCGGCCCGAAGAGCTTCTTAGGCAGCCTGACAACCATCAGTTACCTGTACAGCCCCGTCATCGTCGGCCTTCTCTGCATCGCAACACTTCATCGTTTGGACCTACAGCTGGCGACCGAAGATTGTCAAGCGCTGCTGACCCGCTGGATCGTACACAACGACGTGCACCGCGTCTGTCACGTGGTCCATTACCCGATACAGCATCTACCGATGAACTACAGGCTGTCCTCGAACCCCCTTCCAACATTCCTGCCAATAGTGTCGGTCATCGGCGAAGTCGAGGCGTGTCTTTGATGCCTACGATGACTCCCAGGCCATCCTTCCCTGAAAACAAAAGACGCGCCTCGACAGCAGCGTCATTCATTCTTCATGACTTAAACGCACCTCAAGCTAAAATGGCGCTTCACGTAGCAGCAGAGAAAGACCTTAGAGAAACgaccatgatgatgggcttagaaagagatgaagtgGGCATCCGAAGCGAAGTGGTGTTTCATGCGCTTGCGACCTGGAAGCAGCCATT TACGGTAGATTTAAAGCAAATCAATGTCTTTTTGAGTGACAACGAGGATCCACGCCATGTTGTTATTAACATTCATATCACCTCATTGTCGACACTTCAGAATACGTCATCTCAATTATGTTCGTTTGACGCAACCTTTCGAACCGGTCATTCTCAGCGTTGGGTCATCAAAAGCCTTCCACCCATACCTTGCCGGTCTGCTATTCCTATCCTTTGTAGCCGTGCCCCAGTCTTCACATCGTCACCTCGACAAAACATATACGACACAATTATCCTCCCTCTTGGTGATGGCTCTGACCCGCAGCTGGTGACCATCGGTAGAAGGCAGTATCCTTTTTCACTCTCAACCAAACTATCGAAAAGCTATCGATCTTCGCTCAAGCCCATCAAGTTTGTTGACCCAGTGGGCCCGCGCTTCACCACTGTCTACGCGAACGGAGAATCTATGCGATTCTCTGCCGCTATATATATCCGCCATGAACTCACTCAACGCTGCTTGGAAGCTTTATCCGGCATTTTGAATGAAAATGCCTTCGTTGAGTTCAAAGTCGAGCTACTGTCAGAGCTTCTAGCACTTCCCAGTTGCCAAAGGGATGATCCAGATGCGGTGTGGAATGTTTTTGAAGAAACCTTGACATGCATGTCTGGACTCCAGGTAGAGAGGCGCACTTTTTCTACGATGGGCCGCATTGTACAAGACAGTGCATTGTCTGTAGATGCCGTTACTAGGCGCCTGGCTGCTCGCCTTAAGTCCAAGGAGGTGCATTTGTCCTCGCCATCAGAGTACCAGCAGGCTTCCTTCAAGACTTCTATCTATCAATCGTTGCCCGGCATCTTACTTTCATTACACTTAATAGCTCAAGACTTTCGACTTTCCTTATCACGTAGAAAGGATCTATCTCGAGTAGTGAAGTTGATCATCAAATTTGCTTTACAGATTGGCAATAGAGATTGGGTTGATTACTGGGAAAGAATCATGCCAGTGGAAATCCCTAATCACGTGCGAGTCAGAG GGCGAGCACTTGACACCCATATTCTTGACCAGTTTGATACGCCCCCTGATATCATGTTGTCCTTATCGCGTCACCTCGCATGCCCAACCAAACGCTTTCCAATACCTGGCCGCCTTTTCAAATCTTCAGGTCGTAATATCAACAGTGCTCACACTTTTAAGGAGTATCCGGACGAGTTTGACCTGCTAGAGCCGTGCCCGAGGATCGCACTCATAACTTCTATCTATAGAGAGCTTGGGCCGTCAATCGGTTCACGACCACAAAACTTACCACTTCCTCGGCGCGCAAGGAATGCCCTCAAAGTTATCATCTCGAAAGTTCCCAATGCCGAGTGGTTGCATGATCTGCCCTACGGAGTGTCTCTGCCAATACTAGAAATTTTGCGGGCATGTCAGTGTTCACCTGAAGATGACTGGACGAGGGAGATGTACATGCTAATAGGAAGACCGGATATGGCCATGAAGGCAATGAAGGACACATGGTATGAGGACCTTACGAAGGATGATTGGCCAAGTGGC CTTGGACCGGAACGGTTGCCGACCATTGGTCAGATCATGTCACAGCACCAAGCAGGAAAGATGGACGCAaaaacaaagaagaaagcacCGCTGATTCTTCCTCATGTGCGCTTCGGAACAGACAGAAGATTAcaggaggtggagaggatTATGCAAACTACGAAATTGAGAATTGTATCGTTGTCAGAGCCCAAGGGAGCAAG TGCCGATGATGTCGCCCGATATCAACAGTCATTCGTCAATACGCTCGCCAATCGCACACTATCTATCACTGTTGGCCAAGGCATGTTTGAATACGGCACTCGTGTGACTACCATAACCGATGTTTGGGAGATCCCCTTCATTGAGCTGTCGGTCAAGATCACGCCGGGGAATAATGTTCTCAAAGCAGAGATTGTTTCAGACAGTGCTGAATGGCCTTGTTTCCATAATGGTGTTGCTGCAGGGCTGTCCATATCACCCGACTGCAAGGGTATCGACAGCTCTTGGATAGTCTTCAACCGCCCGCAAGCGTTGAATTCGGAGCATGGAGGTTTTTTACTGGGTCTAGGTTTGACGGGCCATCTGCGGTCGTTGTTAACTTATCATGCGTTCCCCCTTATGGAACCCCGGCATGATTTCACCTCTGTGGGCCTACTTCTCGGTCTGGCCTCGTCATATGCCGGCTCTGGAGACCTTCTCATCACCAAAatcctttcccttcatACTCATGCCCTACTCCCTCTTGGATCTATGGAACTCAACGCCTCACCCATCATTCAGTCCACTGCACTGGTAGGGCTCGGCCTTGTATATGTAGGTAGTCGGAACCTTCGTATGGCAGAAGTTGCTCTGAGCGAAGTTGGTCGGCTGGATATGCCCAATGTCCAAGGTTTTGGAGAACATCAAGAGTCATACTCGTTCTCTGCTTCCATAGCGTACGGGCTGATCATGCTTGGGCGTGGTGGAAGTACAACGAGTGAGATAGACAGAAAAATGTTGGCTCAACTACGGAGGTGCATCGTTGGAGACATAACGTCACTAGACTCGTCCAAAGGAAGATCAAGTTTTCCTGGTGTGGATATCAACATCACTGCTCCTGGTGCGACGCTGGCGTTGGGCTTAGCGTATCTTAAAACCATGCGTAAAGATGTTGCTGATCTATTGGATATTCCTCAAACAGCATTCAGTCTCGACCAGGTCAAACCAGAGTGGTTGCTACTTCGCACTTTTGCGCGAGCTCTTATAATGTGGGATAGCGTTGTTCCGACAATTGCTTGGGTGGAAGCGCAAATACCAGCTTTCATTCTTTTGGCTATAAAGGACGCCAAGCAGACACGAAGTCCTGATCTGACAACTGAGCTTGCTTATCTTAACATCCTATCTGGGGCAGGTCTTGCTATCGGGCTCAAATACGCTGGTACGGCCACAGAGCTGGCTCATAACACGATTATGTCGCTTTATGCCACATTGGCCAAAGCCGTATCGGGGCAGGGCATGAACTATGAGGGTCGCATAAAACGAACCTCTGCCAGGCAAGGTTTGAATGTTATAACGATAGCGTTGGCTGCTGTCATGTCTGGAACGGGAGAGTTAGGAGtcttgagaagattgagggTAAGCCACGGTCAGGAGGGTGCAGGTGTGAATTACGGGACCCACATGGCCATGCACATGGCTTTGGGACTGCTGTTCCTTGGCAGAGGGCAGTACACCCTTGGAAATTCAAATCTAGCAATCGCTGCTATGGCCATcgctttcttccctcgctTCTTGCCGAACCCCTCGGACAACAAAGCCTATCCACAAGCATTTCGACATCTTTGGGCACTTGCAGTTGAAGCAAGATGTCTCACCGCACGCGATGTGGAGACACTTGAAACTGTTTATCTTCCGGTCAAGCTTCGTTTTCGTGAAGGCAGTTCAGTGCGCCAACAAAGCCTTATATCTCCAACTCAGCTACCATCCTTCGATCGATTGCTCACCATCGAAGTCGACTCACCCCGATATTGGCCAATTAGAATCGATCTTTCCAATCCTCGCGATATGGAAAATCTGATCCGCACAAGGACGATATACGTCAAACGTAAAGCCGGATTTATTGACTATAACTCAGATCCTAAAGGCAACAGGAGCATATTTGTGCGAGTGGGCTCGATGACGGGTATTGATCTGCATTACGATCTAATAAGTTCTGGTGCGCCGCCTAGTGTGGCCCAGGAAGAGGTCAGTGAGCTTGTCAGAATTCACTCGGGCGATGCTTCCCTGGTGGGATTGGCGAATCATTTTACAGATGTGTCGGATGATTTTGGCAGTGGTATAGGCACTTTCCTTCGGACTGTCATCATCGAATGCCTTGCACTTGACAAACCCCATCTCATCGGTGTGTACCTCGAAATATACTTGTCATTGCGGCGAGAGGCCGCCCGATCACGAGACCCCGTATTATCCTCCAGCGAAATATTTGATGGCATGGAAGATATCGTGCAATCCGGGCTTATCAAGAGCTTCTACGATGAACACTATGAGAAAAATTTTGCCCAAGTCAATGCTGCTGGCGAGAAGCGCTTCGCTCTCGTTCGACATAGTTTTATCAATGCCGCAAGAAGGTCTGTTTTGGAATCATCGTCAGAGGAGACTGAGGAGTCACATAGAGCGATCGAGTACATGCTGAAGGGTTTAAGCGCGTGGGAGTCGGATGCGAGGAAGATTGCAAAATGGCTGGCAAGAAACGGCGTGCCCCCATTACCTTTGTTGGAGGCGCTTAAACAAAGACTGTATAGGAAGGGATTGGCGGGTACAGAGATAGAATTGAAAATGAGGAGATCCGCAGAGAAGTATTGGGATAGTGTTGTGAAATCATACGATGAAGGGCCGGCGCCAGTGTATAAAGGAGACGTTTGGAAATTATGTAGTGTACAACAAATCATCGATCTCTggcaataa
- a CDS encoding nucleus protein, putative: MNFYKSAALALDHLDKHQGSVKGSLAAAGVKASGAEAKRILALIIETLKYRPVLQQLLKTVPILALERTTFPSRTPAKTPTSQSLVLVLLHDLLFSSRSRIEASDKWPPKPAVMRHQARLKAELVRIQIREGKTKKEDLAKTSGEGEAVRYIRYNPNAGRPFEELGEYLKKKGYTKLDEPVYPIPEGKYFADPHLSDVLLAFPGSANWWVNDEWYEGGGVILQDKASCFPARVLMEGWVEGEGECLDATSAPGNKTSYVSALMANRGKLHAFERSPNRFKTLEKMLEKARCSNVQAQRADFTDTDPKSKEFKNVTRILLDPSCSGSGIVNRLDYLVDDDAEESDSKTERLEKLASFQLQMILHAFKFPSAQRIVYSTCSIHPEEDERVVMAALQSNTAKENGWGLASRESVLPKWERRGRPEEMEGDEELANGVIRCLPEDKTNGFFVSCFMRGDTGIRPKATKKAKDQRPPKRPLIEEQEEIAEEKGSPTVAVDEEGGEQAGKQDRLAANIPRKEKTKAQLERAKRKKAQQKVKGKKRKVEL, from the exons ATGAACTTTTACAAATCTGCAGCTCTCGCGCTCGACCATCTTGATAAGCACCAGGGATCAGTAAAAGGGTCTTTGGCAGCTGCTGGTGTGAAAGCTTCAGGCGCTGAAGCCAAGCGTATATTAGCAT TGATTATCGAGACCCTCAAAT ATCGTCCTGTCCTCCAACAACTGCTTAAGACGGTCCCCATCCTCGCACTTGAACGTACCACTTTCCCTTCCCGCACGCCCGCCAAGACCCCGACTTCACAATCTCTCGTCCTCGTACTCTTACAcgatctcctcttctcatctAGGTCTCGTATCGAAGCGTCCGATAAATGGCCACCCAAACCCGCTGTGATGCGTCACCAAGCGAGGTTAAAGGCTGAACTTGTCAGAATCCAAATCAGGGAAGGCAAGACGAAAAAGGAAGACTTGGCAAAGACAAgtggtgaaggagaggctGTGAGATATATCCGATATAACCCCAATGCAGGGAGACCTTTTGAAGAGCTCGGGGAGtatctgaagaagaagggatatACAAAGCTGGATGAGCCTGTTTATCCTATACCTGAAGGAAAGTACTTTGCCGACCCGCACCTGTCAGACGTGTTGTTAGCCTTCCCAGGTTCAGCCAATTGGTGGGTAAATGATGAATGGTACGAGGGCGGAGGTGTAATCCTCCAAGACAAGGCGAGTTGTTTCCCGGCTCGGGTTTTAATGGAAGGATGggtggaaggtgaaggagagtgTTTGGACGCTAC GTCTGCACCAGGTAACAAAACTAGTTACGTTTCGGCTTTGATGGCGAACAGGGGCAAA CTCCATGCATTTGAGCGCTCTCCCAATCGATTCAAGACTCTTGAGAAGATGCTCGAGAAAGCCCGCTGCTCCAACGTACAAGCTCAAAGAGCTGACTTCACAGACACTGATCCTAAAAGTAAAGAGTTCAAGAATGTCACACGCAT ATTACTTGATCCGAGTTGTTCCGGTTCGGGGATCGTCAACAGGTTGGACTATCTCGTGGATGACG ATGCCGAGGAATCAGATTCGAAAACAGAACGTCTAGAGAAGTTGGCGAGCTTCCAGCTTCAAATGATCCTTCACGCTTTCAAAT TTCCGTCAGCTCAACGGATTGTCTATTCCACATGCTCTATCCACcctgaggaagacgagcgTGTCGTCATGGCGGCTCTGCAGTCGAATACTGCCAAAGAGAATGGATGGGGTCTGGCAAGTCGAGAGTCCGTTCTACCCAAatgggagagaagaggaaggcctgaggaaatggaaggagaCGAGG AACTCGCCAACGGCGTGATTCGGTGCCTTCCAGAAGACAAGACTAACGGATTCTTCGTCTCATGCTTCATGCGTGGTGACACAGGCATTCGACCTAAGGCCACAAAGAAAGCAAAGGATCAACGACCACCCAAGCGTCCACTAATAGAGGAACAGGAGGAGATCgctgaagaaaaaggttCCCCTactgttgctgttgatgaggagggtGGCGAACAAGCTGGAAAACAAGACAGGCTGGCCGCGAATATCCCtcggaaagaaaagacaaaagCTCAGTTGGAGAGGGCTAAACGCAAGAAAGCTCAGCAGAAAGTtaaggggaagaagcgcAAGGTAGAGTTGTAA